In Cheilinus undulatus linkage group 3, ASM1832078v1, whole genome shotgun sequence, the genomic window atACCACCTCTATCACAAACAGAGTCATGGGTTTTGTTGCCTGGAAAAAGCTCAGGAAAGCCAAGTAAACTGCACCTGTggagcacaaaacatgaatgctACAGACATGTATGTCTTTAAGGAGAGTTATAACTGACATTAGCTGAAAACTTTAAGTCTTACTCTGTCCGTTTCTTGCAGATGTTCTTCTTCACATCAAAATACTGAGCGTCAGGGCATAAAGGCTCACAATGGTATGAATACCCAATCAATCCTTTACCTGTAGATTTAgctgcaaagaaagaaagatcCAAATGTTGATAtaggatataaaaaaaaaaaaaaacaataaaaacagggGCCGGGgccattccccactgtgggctcgtgacatcatgagcccacatatttccccacccaaattaaaccaagccaggaaagaggtgaaaactttCAAAATTCAGTCGCATGTACAGCTCGGTGTTTTcatatgtttacagcaaccagatttCAACATATCtcgtgtgttaagacaaaaactttggatttcactttacagggtctttaacataGATATTACAGTTCTGAAATTCTACATATATCCTTAACTTTTAGCACACATCACAGGTTATCCCTTTCTTTTTTGGGGATATTtgaagacagaaaacaacaaaactgcTGAAATGCAAGGCATCTGTGCTCTTCATCTTCACAAGCTGTGGAGCACATGCAAAAACACCTCCTCCAGTTTAGGTCAGAATGAGGTGTACACTTTCAAGATTAAACTGCTCTCCAACCATTATCTCGGTTCATCGGTCCAGCTTTGACAAATTCAACTTAGTACTATTTAAGTTTGGCAAACCTGtatgaatgcattttaaaaatcaagtgtTTTCCAACTCTAGAAAATGACTTTTCTTGCTGTATGTTCAGTCCAAAAATGGGCTAACCCATTCAGAAAGCCTGAATCTGCCCCtgtaatgtatttttcttttacatcttAGATGATGAGGAGCCAGAGCTTTATGTTATAAATTCAAGAATAAATAAGTACCTAAATGGTTGGCAAGCCATTTTCGTCAAATTGATGAAGCTAGTCTTTTCTGTCTTGCTTGACATTGTTATGACAAGCTCTCCTTTACCTCTAAAAGTACTATCACTTATAAACACAGGTTGATTTTACATAAAATATGTTACAGCAGCCTAGAAAAATCTAAggtgaaaaacactgaaatctgcaCGAAGTTTATTCAGAAGAAAATCAAGTTTTCATGAATTAGACATATCCACAGTTTGCAACTATAAACAGGTTTCTGGTAACCCACATTATTTCCACTGGGCACTTCACACATCTTACCTCCTGGTTTGACACCCACAGAAAAAGTTGCTAGAGTTGTTGTGCTTGAAAACTTCAAACCAGAGTTGTGCCAGTTACATTTCCTTACACTTTACATCTTTTCTTTTCATCCTGCTCTAAATCTATTTCTTTCatctacagtaaaaaaaaaaaaaaaaagtcctctctcacctgtcctGTTCAGTCTCTCACCCATGACGCATTTATTTTCCTCACACTTTGAGCAGACATTGTTGGAGCACAGGAAGCCAGGACGGCAAGAGCAGTTTGCATTTGTGGTTGGCGTACATTTTTGAGCATATTCTGTGAATAGACAAGAATTCAAACCACAGGAGTTCCAGGTAACAAGTGCTTTTTTCCACTGTTCAACATGCATCATCAGCATCACTGGCAGGAGATTCACAAAAGAGAATAAAAGTTGTCAATAAGGATTTTAATCTCACCTTGGCATGACTTACACTCCTCACAAGTGTCAAAGAAGTGATACTGATCTGAGAAGGAGCCCTCAGCACAGGAGCTGCACTCAGTCTGGTGGTGCTCTGAGCAGGGCTTTTTCATGTAtttcccttcaaaataaaataaaatcacatggATAACATTCACATTTAGATCCCTAAACACAACCTTTTATCTGATATCACATTCTTTCTTATCTGAGAAAACATTTCAACCATTTAAAGCATTAATTGaacaatttaaatcatatttgaatgtaatgttttaaagaTGATCCTGTCTCTTACCAGGGGGGCACAGGTCACAGCATTGACCGACCACCTTCCGCTGTCGCTCTCCACAGCCTGCAGCATACTGCGAAGTCCAGATaatccacacacacagacacaacagCGAGAGGCTCGGACAAGTCATAATGGCCAGTGCTCTGCTGGAGTGTTTGGGGTTTTTATGTTGTCTGGTATCTGCTGACGTCATATTCAGATGAGAGTTGTGACTGTGGTTATGGTTAGCTAAGACATGGGATGAGATGTGCAAAGCACAGTCAGTGATTTGAAAAAAAGCTGTGTAAACTGAAGGACAACAGTAGTCTAACACTGCATgccctatttatttatttatcaaatacattcacttatttacttttatttctctgtttcacTGATCATGAAAGTGTGCAACCAGGACTATTCTTACAGACAGGAGCCATGTTTGGCAACAGCAAACAGAGGAAGTAATGTGGCACAGATTTCAGAGACAACTCACTTATGTCAGTTTGCCCTTTGTAGGACTTTTTTATTTGTAGGTGATTATCGTGTTTCAGTGCTCGCCATGAGTCATTGGCAGATGTGGAACGTACCTAATTACATTTATGTatattataaaaatgtaaaaattattataagaattactgtaactgagtagttttttgtgttctttctgcacattttgaaatcagtactttcatttttaagttttaacaaGAGAAACCGTACATTAACTTGAGTACAATTACTAATGttctttttcctcctcagcACACAACAGGAGAATGATTCACATTCCAAAAcagtgcttttgtttttttggatagattaatttatttgttttacaagTGCACTACAGACAATTAGAGTGaacatcagtgatatttctccccccagaccccccccccccagtctCAAATTTTCCAGGTGACCCCCTTAGGATATACTTAATTTTCTACAAGTTTAAGAAAAGCATGAGGTCAGGTGAAAGGTGTCTTTCACTTTGTTATGAGGGCGTGATTCTACCTGAACAATGTTTGCGTGCGCAAGgtgaagttttgtttttctgtttgtgggGTGAAACTATGGAATAGCATGAGTGTGGAGCTCAAGCAATGTCCAAAACATGACCAGGTTTAAAAAGAGGCAGAGAACAATGATTTACACTCAGTACAGGGATGCTGAAGGTCTATCCATGCACAGATATGTCAACatttatatggacaaaattacCCCATAGTCTTCTCGCATATTTAATATTCATAATTTGAATTTCAGTTTGTATAGGTGcatgtataaaaacattaatgaacatttaattttttatttgaaaaaggtGGAGAAATCAGCCAAACTGATCATTTTGAAAGGATGTTTAATATGCATGTATGTACATATAAAACATTCTCATCAACTCATTCTACATTCTATATGTAATTCttatttttactaaaaaatgtatgcaaaatttagaaaagtaggatatttgcaaactattctaaaaGAATTGACATTTGAATGCTTGCATGATGTATAGtacataacatctctgctgacaaaaaagtattaaactgatatttttagaGAAATATTACTCcttctgccatttgaaaataGCTgtaggccatattgtgatttaatctggAGGTTTGATCATTTTCCAGTATTCATCTTCTCAGTACCTAAAATAAACTTTGAATTAAAtacttttcacttttacttgagtagatttacagacaagtacttttacttttactttactgaagtaaattttaaccacagtaatTGTACTTTTACATGAGTAGTGTGGTCTTGTtctctttccacctctggtcATTGCTTACTTTAGCAGGAACTGTAGATTCAGATATCAAAGTTCAGTGAACACCAAGCTTCAACACAGAAACATTATCATCCATTAGTTTAAGTACCTGCATGCTGACACACAAGATGCAGAGCTCcacttctttctttttgtcatttataaatataacacagatgttttttgtttttttttacatctatgTGGTCCATTTGGATCTTATTCCAAATACTGTGATACCAAAACTACAGTCAGGAGCCTGGAAATAGAGggttttgtgtcactttttttatCTGACAGGAAGAGGTGAgctgaattgtttttttaagagtttTGATTGGTA contains:
- the tnfrsf18 gene encoding tumor necrosis factor receptor superfamily member 18 gives rise to the protein MTCPSLSLLCLCVWIIWTSQYAAGCGERQRKVVGQCCDLCPPGKYMKKPCSEHHQTECSSCAEGSFSDQYHFFDTCEECKSCQEYAQKCTPTTNANCSCRPGFLCSNNVCSKCEENKCVMGERLNRTGLIGYSYHCEPLCPDAQYFDVKKNICKKRTECSLLGFPELFPGNKTHDSVCDRGERTYGELIHVILGLGFVLISLILLGLLSYACIKNLRKYKPADKPEPVPSSICDFHLSKEESGFQLIIQDKSENNSLCDSYVDKVTSF